A region of Streptomyces sp. R44 DNA encodes the following proteins:
- a CDS encoding DUF5703 family protein — MPEYEFVDVYVPRGVSRKEATRLLTDHAEYGHWELDRLSLHRDGSRRVRLKRRIIRQVRATW, encoded by the coding sequence ATGCCGGAATACGAATTTGTCGACGTGTACGTGCCGCGCGGTGTCTCCCGCAAGGAGGCGACGCGGCTCCTGACCGACCATGCCGAGTACGGACACTGGGAGTTGGACCGTCTGAGCCTCCACCGGGACGGGAGCCGCAGAGTGCGGCTGAAGCGACGGATCATCCGCCAGGTGAGGGCGACCTGGTAG
- a CDS encoding chaplin → MRQVTRKGLITVAAAGGVFAAVGGGYAHADSGANGTATNSPGVASGNSVQVPVHVPVNACGNTVNVVGVLNPAFGNTCANTSPSGSGSSAGGHTSNSPGVGSGNHVQVPVDVPVNVCGNNVTGVGLGNAVTGNDCANGGGDTGYGEEGPGTPGTPGTPGTPGTPGTPGTPGTPGTPGTPGTPGTPGTPGTPGTPGTPGTPGTPGTPGHPGTPGAPGTPGSEGGPNTPGAHGVTPPRAVEELAETGSGPLGVIVPAGAGLLLAGSLIYRRARSAA, encoded by the coding sequence ATGCGACAGGTCACGCGCAAGGGCCTCATCACGGTCGCTGCCGCCGGAGGCGTTTTCGCCGCCGTCGGCGGCGGATATGCGCACGCCGATTCCGGCGCGAACGGTACGGCCACGAATTCCCCGGGCGTCGCGTCCGGGAATTCCGTCCAGGTCCCGGTGCACGTACCGGTGAACGCCTGCGGAAACACCGTCAATGTCGTCGGAGTGCTCAATCCGGCCTTTGGCAATACGTGCGCCAACACCTCCCCGTCCGGCAGCGGCTCCTCGGCCGGCGGGCACACGAGCAACTCTCCGGGCGTGGGCTCCGGCAACCACGTCCAGGTCCCGGTCGACGTCCCGGTGAACGTCTGCGGCAACAACGTCACGGGCGTCGGCCTGGGCAACGCCGTCACGGGCAACGACTGCGCCAACGGGGGAGGCGACACGGGGTACGGGGAGGAGGGGCCTGGCACTCCGGGGACGCCTGGGACCCCGGGTACGCCTGGTACTCCGGGTACGCCCGGGACGCCTGGTACCCCCGGCACCCCTGGTACTCCCGGCACTCCGGGTACCCCCGGGACTCCCGGTACACCTGGAACCCCGGGTACTCCCGGTACGCCTGGGACCCCGGGTACCCCCGGTCACCCCGGTACCCCGGGCGCTCCCGGCACCCCCGGCAGCGAGGGCGGGCCGAACACTCCCGGTGCCCACGGCGTCACTCCGCCCCGCGCCGTCGAGGAGCTCGCCGAGACCGGCTCCGGGCCGCTCGGCGTGATCGTCCCCGCCGGTGCCGGACTGCTGCTCGCCGGCTCGCTGATCTACCGCCGCGCCCGCAGCGCCGCCTGA
- the chpH gene encoding chaplin ChpH — MIKKVVAAAAATGGLVLAGAGMAVADAGAQGAAIGSPGVLSGNVVQVPVHVPVNVCGNTVSVIGLLNPAFGNTCVNA; from the coding sequence ATGATCAAGAAGGTCGTCGCTGCTGCGGCTGCCACCGGCGGTCTCGTTCTCGCGGGCGCGGGCATGGCCGTTGCCGACGCGGGTGCCCAGGGTGCCGCCATCGGTTCCCCCGGCGTGCTCTCGGGCAATGTCGTCCAGGTTCCGGTTCACGTCCCCGTGAACGTGTGCGGCAACACGGTCTCCGTGATCGGCCTGCTGAACCCCGCCTTCGGCAACACCTGCGTCAACGCCTGA
- a CDS encoding M20/M25/M40 family metallo-hydrolase yields MSESNTTRSVSGEDEVVDLCRDLIRIDTSNYGDHSGPGERAAAEYVAEKLAEVGLEPKIIESHKGRASTVARIEGEDPSRPALLIHGHTDVVPANAEDWTHHPFSGEVADGCVWGRGAVDMKDMDAMTLAVVRDRVRSGRKPPRDIVLAFLADEEAGGTYGARHLVDKHRDLFDGVTEAIGEVGGFSFTVNENLRLYLVETAQKGMHWMRLTVEGTAGHGSMTNDDNAITELCEAVGRLGRHQWPVRVTKTVRSFLDELSDALGTPLDPEDMDGTLAKLGGIAKMVGATLRNSAAPTMLGAGYKVNVIPGQATAHVDGRFLPGYEQEFLADLDRILGPRVKREDVHGDKALETSFDGALVDAMQLALRAEDPIARAVPYMLSGGTDAKSFDDLGIRCFGFAPLQLPPELDFAGMFHGVDERVPVDGLKFGVRVLDRFLDAC; encoded by the coding sequence GTGAGCGAGTCGAACACGACCCGGAGCGTCAGCGGCGAGGACGAGGTGGTGGACCTCTGTCGTGACCTCATCCGCATCGACACCAGCAACTACGGCGACCACTCCGGTCCGGGGGAGCGGGCGGCGGCCGAGTACGTCGCCGAGAAGCTCGCGGAGGTCGGACTCGAGCCGAAGATCATCGAGTCGCACAAGGGGCGGGCCTCCACCGTCGCCCGGATCGAGGGCGAGGACCCGTCGCGGCCGGCCCTGCTCATCCACGGCCACACCGACGTCGTCCCGGCCAACGCCGAGGACTGGACCCACCACCCCTTCTCCGGCGAGGTCGCCGACGGCTGCGTCTGGGGCCGCGGAGCCGTCGACATGAAGGACATGGACGCGATGACCCTCGCGGTCGTCCGGGACCGGGTGCGCAGCGGCCGCAAGCCCCCGCGCGACATCGTGCTCGCCTTCCTCGCCGACGAGGAGGCCGGCGGCACCTACGGCGCCCGGCACCTGGTCGACAAGCACCGCGACCTCTTCGACGGGGTCACGGAGGCGATCGGCGAGGTCGGCGGCTTCTCCTTCACCGTCAACGAGAACCTGCGGCTCTACCTGGTCGAGACGGCCCAGAAGGGCATGCACTGGATGCGGCTGACCGTCGAGGGCACGGCCGGCCACGGCTCCATGACCAATGACGACAACGCCATCACGGAGCTCTGCGAGGCCGTAGGCCGCCTCGGCCGCCACCAGTGGCCGGTGAGGGTCACCAAGACCGTGCGGTCCTTCCTGGACGAGCTCTCGGACGCCCTGGGCACCCCGCTCGACCCCGAGGACATGGACGGCACCCTCGCCAAGCTCGGCGGCATCGCCAAGATGGTCGGCGCCACCCTCCGCAACTCGGCCGCCCCCACCATGCTCGGCGCGGGCTACAAGGTGAACGTGATCCCCGGCCAGGCCACGGCGCACGTCGACGGCCGTTTCCTGCCCGGCTACGAGCAGGAGTTCCTGGCCGACCTCGACCGGATCCTCGGGCCCCGCGTGAAGCGCGAGGACGTGCACGGCGACAAGGCCCTGGAGACCAGCTTCGACGGCGCCCTCGTGGACGCCATGCAGCTGGCGCTGCGCGCCGAGGACCCGATCGCCCGCGCCGTGCCGTACATGCTCTCCGGCGGCACCGACGCCAAGTCCTTCGACGACCTCGGCATCCGCTGCTTCGGCTTCGCCCCGCTCCAGCTGCCGCCCGAGCTCGACTTCGCCGGCATGTTCCACGGCGTGGACGAGCGGGTCCCGGTGGACGGCCTCAAGTTCGGCGTCCGCGTCCTGGACCGTTTCCTCGACGCCTGCTGA
- a CDS encoding phosphotransferase family protein, with protein sequence MNWLELYGQAQASGEAAAGYYNRNVGVRTAEGKVNVRIPLAAADTMDVRIWDEEDVLDCIRPYVSRAPQLRHVSLDPRFQVHHFIEGRVLDSFSPRGSSVPEHVIDDVVGVMEQLVRIPPEKAPPLPVDWPESGDGAGFGRLLARLTQQVHDTHRDEYAAVFADFGVPEEPLAVLEPLWDGLVSRPFAVLHADLHRKNMIVSDGTTWFLDWELALWGDPLYEIGIHFHKMDYPAGQRAEVLRRWRDRLPVSATVGPEADLDLYLAHERVKSAIVDTVRYSKQLVGAPSAVVEFLTHRLAKKLNVARPVWGAAPDMTPERVTRTLAPWVEG encoded by the coding sequence GTGAACTGGTTGGAGCTGTACGGGCAGGCCCAGGCATCGGGCGAGGCCGCGGCGGGCTACTACAACCGCAATGTCGGGGTGCGGACCGCCGAGGGGAAGGTGAACGTCCGCATCCCGCTCGCGGCGGCGGACACGATGGACGTCCGGATCTGGGACGAGGAGGACGTCCTGGACTGCATCCGGCCCTACGTCAGCCGGGCTCCGCAGCTGCGGCACGTCTCCCTGGATCCCCGGTTCCAGGTGCACCACTTCATCGAGGGGCGGGTGCTCGACAGCTTCAGTCCCCGGGGCAGCAGTGTTCCCGAGCATGTGATCGACGACGTCGTCGGGGTGATGGAGCAGCTGGTCCGCATTCCTCCGGAGAAGGCTCCCCCCTTGCCCGTCGACTGGCCCGAGTCCGGCGACGGTGCCGGCTTCGGCCGGCTGCTCGCCCGGCTGACGCAGCAGGTCCACGACACCCATCGTGACGAGTACGCGGCGGTCTTCGCGGACTTCGGCGTGCCGGAGGAACCGCTGGCGGTCCTCGAGCCGCTCTGGGACGGACTTGTCTCGCGTCCCTTCGCCGTGCTCCATGCGGACCTGCACCGCAAGAACATGATCGTCTCCGACGGCACGACCTGGTTCCTCGACTGGGAGCTCGCGCTGTGGGGGGACCCGCTCTACGAGATCGGCATCCACTTCCACAAGATGGACTACCCGGCCGGGCAGCGCGCGGAGGTCCTTCGCCGCTGGCGGGACCGGCTTCCCGTCTCGGCGACGGTGGGGCCCGAGGCGGACCTCGATCTGTATCTCGCCCACGAGCGCGTCAAGTCGGCGATCGTCGACACGGTCCGGTACTCGAAGCAACTCGTCGGGGCGCCATCCGCGGTCGTGGAGTTCCTCACGCATCGTCTCGCGAAGAAACTCAATGTCGCCCGCCCGGTCTGGGGGGCGGCCCCGGACATGACGCCGGAGCGGGTCACTCGGACGCTGGCGCCGTGGGTAGAAGGCTAG